A single genomic interval of Nostoc commune NIES-4072 harbors:
- a CDS encoding filamentous hemagglutinin N-terminal domain-containing protein: MSLRSWFGHGCHLGLPCLVILVGAIGIQGGLRTSAQVTADPSVGTQVQRIDNTTLDITGGTTVGNTNLFHSFSNFSIPSEQVVNFQNAPTINNILVRVTGRNPSDIQGTLQTQGNANFFLMNPNGIIFGQSASLNVNGSFIGTTANAIQFPGGGEFSMTSPVNPLNPLLRVNPSAFLFNQISSQPVAPIQVNEAVLFVPENQNLVLLGGDVNLEGAFVVAPDGRIELGGLAAGGTVGLNIDNNNFRLSFPESVARADVSLTNFTTVTASGEGGGGIQIQGRRITFDSSDIAVNALVSKSGGTLGVNASESVELLRGSRLLAETTRSGTAGDLRIETGQLIVRDGSQISASTSLQSTGGGGTLFVNARDSIQLIGTSLIIEGEKPTPSGLFTITQGAGNAGELRIETGQLIVRDGAQVAASTSKESTGEGGTLFVNARDSIQLIGTNGESRSGLFVGTQATGNAGELKIETGQLTIQNGARISASTSKESTGEGGT; the protein is encoded by the coding sequence GTGAGTTTAAGAAGTTGGTTTGGTCACGGTTGTCACTTAGGGTTGCCCTGCTTGGTGATTCTAGTGGGTGCGATTGGAATACAAGGAGGCTTACGCACATCCGCTCAGGTCACTGCTGATCCTTCTGTGGGAACTCAAGTGCAGCGAATCGACAACACTACCTTGGATATTACAGGGGGTACAACCGTTGGCAATACAAATTTATTCCATAGTTTTAGCAACTTTAGTATTCCAAGTGAGCAGGTAGTCAATTTTCAAAATGCCCCTACCATCAACAATATTTTGGTGCGAGTTACAGGGAGAAATCCCTCTGATATCCAGGGAACACTTCAAACTCAAGGTAATGCTAATTTCTTTTTAATGAATCCCAACGGCATCATATTTGGACAAAGTGCCTCATTAAATGTTAATGGTTCATTTATTGGCACAACAGCTAATGCGATCCAGTTTCCGGGTGGTGGAGAATTTTCCATGACTTCACCCGTCAATCCGCTTAACCCCTTGCTGAGAGTGAATCCTTCTGCATTTCTATTCAATCAAATTTCATCCCAGCCTGTTGCGCCGATTCAAGTCAATGAAGCAGTTCTATTCGTTCCTGAGAATCAGAATTTAGTGCTATTGGGAGGCGATGTGAATTTAGAAGGAGCGTTCGTGGTGGCTCCAGATGGTCGAATCGAATTAGGAGGATTGGCAGCAGGGGGAACGGTAGGGTTGAATATTGATAACAACAATTTCCGCTTAAGTTTTCCTGAGAGTGTAGCGCGAGCAGATGTATCTCTTACCAATTTCACTACAGTAACTGCTAGTGGTGAAGGCGGCGGTGGTATCCAAATACAAGGCAGGCGCATTACATTCGATAGTTCTGATATTGCGGTTAATGCCCTAGTCTCAAAATCGGGAGGAACATTAGGGGTGAACGCATCGGAGTCAGTAGAACTCTTACGAGGAAGCCGTCTTTTGGCTGAGACAACAAGGTCTGGAACTGCTGGAGACTTAAGGATTGAAACTGGGCAATTAATTGTTCGAGATGGTTCACAGATTTCAGCTTCCACTTCTCTACAATCTACAGGAGGGGGAGGAACTTTATTTGTCAACGCCAGGGACTCTATCCAACTCATTGGAACCTCCCTAATTATTGAAGGTGAAAAACCCACGCCTAGTGGACTGTTTACCATAACACAAGGTGCTGGAAATGCCGGAGAATTAAGAATTGAAACTGGGCAATTAATTGTTCGAGATGGAGCGCAGGTTGCAGCTTCCACTTCTAAAGAATCGACTGGAGAGGGAGGAACTTTATTTGTCAACGCCAGGGACTCTATCCAACTTATTGGAACAAATGGTGAGAGTAGAAGCGGCTTATTTGTTGGGACTCAAGCTACTGGAAATGCTGGAGAATTGAAGATTGAAACTGGGCAATTGACTATTCAAAATGGAGCAAGAATTTCAGCTTCCACTTCTAAAGAATCAACTGGAGAGGGAGGAACTG
- a CDS encoding calcium-binding protein translates to MATIHGTSGNDYLTGTSVNDQIYGYAGNDTLIGGAGNDYLEGGSGNDRLTGGSGKDTFVLYYSGGGIDTITDFSVNDDILKINTPTISGTNTISKSSTGNDTLIGKSSKDSLAGGVDNDILTGGKNSNTLPAIQSTNSTTDVLGSTKVPSEDIRFPTPIDQSPQITVIGGGVGLPSYCSYNANTGALFYVDQQLAWLPCNLQFANNV, encoded by the coding sequence ATGGCAACTATTCACGGCACATCTGGAAACGACTATTTAACTGGAACTTCAGTAAACGATCAAATATACGGCTATGCAGGCAATGATACTTTAATAGGTGGGGCAGGTAATGACTACTTAGAGGGAGGAAGTGGTAATGACAGACTCACTGGTGGTAGTGGTAAAGATACCTTTGTCTTATATTACTCAGGTGGCGGTATAGATACAATTACAGACTTCTCAGTTAACGACGATATTCTGAAAATTAATACCCCTACTATTAGCGGTACTAACACCATCTCTAAAAGTTCTACAGGCAATGACACTTTAATAGGTAAATCCAGTAAAGACTCCTTAGCAGGAGGAGTTGATAATGACATTCTCACTGGTGGCAAGAATAGTAACACCTTGCCTGCTATTCAATCGACTAACTCTACAACTGATGTTTTAGGATCAACAAAAGTTCCGAGTGAAGACATAAGATTTCCTACTCCTATAGATCAATCTCCACAAATAACAGTAATTGGTGGAGGTGTGGGATTGCCTAGTTATTGTAGCTATAACGCAAATACTGGTGCTCTATTCTATGTTGATCAGCAGTTAGCTTGGCTACCTTGTAATCTTCAATTTGCTAACAATGTATGA